The genomic region GGAGGCGTTTTCCAGACTAGCTTACTGCAGATTGATGGTAAATTCTTTATACATTATTTTTCTTGATTAGCTGTTTAGTCTTtgtcaaaaaatacaaaaaagctCCCTGTCACCACTcccaaaaatgacaaactgaCCTGTTTGaatgtctggttttgtctgaccaacagtccaaaactaaaaatatatttagtttaATGTTATAGAAGACTGAAACAACAGGTAACATTTAAACCCAGATGTAGTCTGCGTTTTATTTAGATGCTGAATAAGTTAGAAGTGACTTTGTGATTTGGGAACATGTGACTTCCATTTTACTATAACTTTTGTCTTCATATACAGCCAGTGATCATTTTTATCATCACTTTATCTGCAGATTGTTTCCATTATTTGACTAATTGTTTGAACTATAAAACTTATGTAGGGCGCAACAGACAAATCGATAATTGCACGTATGTTGTCTTGACCTTTTTTCAAGAGCTCATAATGCAGAGAAAGACGAATAAATCATCATAATTTAATGTATATAGATGTAAAATATGTGTTAAATAGCCTAATTTGAGGGCTCATCACGAAAACATTATGTTTATTGGCAGatacataaatatttaaatgttaacTCCCTGACGTGTGTATCAGCATCGCATTTCAgtttaatgaaatgtaaaaaattgtCACAACCTCCCAGAGCTCAAAGAGACGTCGTCAAATTGTTTCTacagtccaaaactcaacaactcttcaTTTTAgcatcataaatgacaaagtgGGGCAGGAAACTCTCACATTTAAGCAGCTGGAACCGgaacatgtttgacatttatgcttgaaaaattactgaaatgATGAAACCAAATTCCCCAAATAGTttcaaaacatctttttatcAACTAATCAATGATCTGACTGATGGTTGCAGCTCTAGACTGAACCAGTGAACATGATGCTGTGGATTAGACGACAGCTGTACTTCAGCTCCGTCGTCACCTGAAAACACTCGCTGTGTGTTCAGTGAGTCACGACTCATTGATTTGTTCAGGCTGATAACACCTCGTGTCTCCACTGTCTGTCAAAAAACCACCAGGAACAGCCGCAGGGACAGCAGATCTATAATCAATAACTgtagtggtggaaagtaactaagtacttaTACTTAAGTGCTGTACTAATTGTGAGGTACTTGTATTTTACTCactacatttaaatgtaattttatactttttactccactacattctaCTACAGAACCAATTATTGGATTTAATATTCAGCCTTTGTTAAAAATCCAAATCTTGAcagaataaatgtaattaaaaaggTTCGACTTTGACTCTGATGCACCATGTAACCctcaaagtaactaaagttatgaTATGAATGTAGTGAagttaaaaatataatattacCTTTAAAATCTGTGTCGGAGGATTATTAACCCTTAAATGTGTCTCACAGGGAAATACACGATTTACTCCACTAaattaaatgtagtggagtaaaaagtacaatagtagtggtagtggagaggaagaagcCTGTCAGATTACATAATATGGAAGTAATCCTATAGAGTACAAGTACTCATATATAAACTCAATATtaatatatcaatatcaatattacTCGATATAAGacagatattgtgttaaaattcATAAAGtatctggcaataaatgtacttacagtattacaattacaagtaaaaggaACTTGGGTAACTCTGGTCTCACAGTCAACTTGTGTTAgataaaagtacaagtaaaagtaacttaaacatttaaagaatttacatgctgcatcaaagtaaaacatttttaattacatttattttgtcaacaTTTGGATGAATATTAAGTCCAATAATTGCTCGATCTGTAGTTTACAATGTTTCCATAAAGGTAaattctttaaatgtttaagttacttttacttgtacttttgataatcaagtaaatgtattattatcagATACTTTCCCAaagtaataatgtaatacaataTCTGCATACTCATCAAAGTATGactttaaattactttttacaCACTGGAAAGTAACTTTAACACCAGATACTCGAGTAATATGTGAAGGGTTGACTTTCACCTTAACTAAAGTAATAGTTACCCGagttacttttacttgtaattgtAATCATATAAGTGCATTTATTGTCAGATACTTAATgaattttaacacaatatctatCTTTTGGGAACTTTTTGTAACGCTCCCAGTAACGTTCATTTACTCAATATGGCACTGAAGTACATATTTGAGTACATATTTGAGTACTTGTACTCTACAGGATTACTTCCATATTCTGTAATATGACAGGCTACTTCTTCTCCACTACCACTCAGtcatttttatactttttacaccattacatttaattcagaagagtaaagtgtgtgtttccctgtgaGACACATTTAAGGGTTAACAAACTTTTACTTCTGTCTCGGTTCGTTACTTCTCGAGTTTCCTCATCGTTCACATTCCTGTAGAAGATGGCGGCTGTTAAACCGCTTTAAATGAACTCTTTCAGAACCTTAAaattactaaaataaaaatacaacctGCAGTAAATAATGAGCTCATTAAGGAAACAAGACCAAATGTTTGTTAACCTCAGCGCTGTGTAGCTTCTCTGCGCCTCCATCACCTGTTCAGTCAGGTAACAGGTGAGTTTCACGCTCACTGCTTCGCTAAATCTCAAACTGTGATGATAAAAAGTTTTCTtactggagctgcagctgaagacTGTTTCCCAGGTGATTTGTAGTCCGGCAGACTCATCTTGGCTTCAGGACTCGTTCAGGTGTGGAGCTAAGAcgtttctccttcttcttcttacatCGCTCAACAGGTAGGACCCAGGGGGGCGTGGCCAAACCCGGACCTGCAGGTGCTTTAGTGCTGAGAAGATGAGTCACTCTGTaggaaaatgtttgactttggTCGATCAACATTTGAGTAACTCTGCTCTCATAACCAGCCGagtaaaataaagatattcTGTTCAAATATTACTTCGTAAAAGTTAAAGTCGCCTACAGGTgattttaactttaaatgtattatagTGTCAACAATAACTCTCTGGCAATAAAAGGCATTTCAAAGTAAATTATAAACATACTTATTGATAATCAGCATTATTCTGTTtaagcatgtttttgttttttaaccaaatTGCCCCCCAAAAAGTTACGCGTGTTATCTGCAAAATAACTCAGTAGTTAAATTAATTACTATTTACAATTAATCTTTACAACCAATATGTAATGGAGTAGAAGAATAAAGttgcagaaaaaggaaatattccAGTGAAGTCCAAATACCCTCAGAAGAACTGTACCTGCTACAACTAATATGCCTCACAAACTAAAATACATCTGTGCATAATGATGATTTTCTACTATATTTGCATGGTTTGAGCTAATAAATGTGGTTAAACATCTGTTTTGCTGTGTGATTATGTATTTTATGATGTATCAAAGTACGAGTGCTGAGTTGGTTTACATTGCATTTGAAAGACGGTGCGAATATGGTAATTCAGAAACCTATAAATTGAGCAAAATGTCACTGGTCCAGCACAATTTACCCAACACCCATTAAAAATGGGATGTTTATAGACTTTACCATGAAAACATGCACTTCAGCAGTGTGTTTCTGGTACCAGGGATTGgaacagagtgagacatcttgtTTCCTTCTGTCAGATAGTTCTGAGGTCTGACTCAGAGCAAACACAAGGAAATAAAACTCTTATGCAATCTTTTTTGACCAAACTGGTGTTTAAAGACTTGGAAATGTGAGGAGTATGTCAGATTATGATCTTGTGTTCCATCTACGCTGTGTTGATGTGACACGTAAACCAAACCTTACTGATAAATATCTCAGACCAGTTAAAGAACTTATGTACTTGAGGAGCTTCACAGTTGAACATTTGTGTGGCGAGAGAACCAAATGTAATTCCCAAACTTAAAGAGTGAAACGTGCAACAAAGTGACCACAACATGTCAACTGTATTTTCcagattttattgtttttgtacaCAAAAAACCGAAGGTCTTGATTCCATCTGGTCGAACTGGAAAAcctgaaaaaagacaaaacaatcaattaaaACCAGCATCAAAAACTTGAGACTCATGACTTTTATAACATTCAAAGCCTTTTGTTAACGGGCCATCAGTTTATAATTGATCCTGACACTTCACAGGTTCGATGAGTTTGACAAGTTTTCGTTCATTTCAGGCTTAAAGTGATTTTAATTATAGTATAACTTCATTTATTCGtttgaggttttgttttttttaaatcaatttattctAGATCCAATGCAGTCACATGTCCGATGGTATTTTTTCTGACAAAAAGACTTTCAAATAAATCCTGAGAGTGTAAATAATTcctggtttgttttggttgtctTTGCTTAGTTTGTTCGAGTTATTAACCTTCACTCTTTTCTCCTCAGTCTTAAAAAACAGGTCTGTGTGCCGCTTCAACCCTTCTCAGACAAATGCCTCGATGTCTTCAACTGAAAGACTCGCTGCTCTGAGGAACTGGAGCAGAACCACAGAACGTGAATCTGAACCAGAAACcaccagaaccagactgagaccTGTTCCGACTCGTCATCGTATCATCACCGAAGGGactaaagacattttctaaactgCATCGATATTATCAAATTAAAGTGATGTTTTAAGCAGATTTCATTCacctaaaaacataaaattaagCTAATTAACTGCACTGAAGCCACTGTGATGCCTCAGTTTGTAATATATATAGATTAAAATAATTCAAGATTATAACATCCTCTGATGATATTCCGCCATTATGTTCATCAGGTCCTGTATTTTTTCTGATCATAGAAATCAGTCTTTTTGTCAAAACTAGCACATTTTGTCAATATGTGCTAGTTTTGCCTCGGTCatcatcctgctgcagtttcaCTAAAGATCTCAAAAACACTCTGTGGTTCGACATCACAAGTAACGGCCTTTCAAAAGTTATCAAATTCAAGTAGTgcaataaaaagcacaatattcgcaaaacaaaaaattgtacgAGAGTTGTTACTTTTCTATTGCTGGTTATTCTAAATTTGAACACTTAGAACCGGAAATATAATtgcttttaacatttaaagagtACACATGATCACTGCATCGTGTGTTCCTGAGGCATTTTGGTCTTCCTCAGAAATGTACAGTGACACTTTAATTTTTGCAATTGTTAAATCGGTCTCCTTAGTTACTAATAAtctgtttctttaaaataaagcatACTGGCGGGTCCATAATTATGTTAGAGTGCTGATTCTGTGGTGTCCATTATCCCAACAGAACACTTGAACCCAGTCAGTACTCAGAGGTAACATTAAACAGCATAGATTAAACCAACTGACGGGACCGTGCTGTCTCTTACCTTCTTATGCGGTGGGCACAGGTGTTCCCTGGGGCATGACGGGCACCTCTGGCTTGGCCCCCTTCTGCTCAGAAATGGGTGTGGTGGGATGAGTCTCCTCCTTGGGCTCCACGATGCTGACGTGGTCGGGCAGGGGCTTCTTGGGGCCAATCTTGCCGCTGGAGTCCCAGGGCAGCATGATCTTCACCTTGATGCCGAGCACACCTGATAACAACCAACAAGGACATCAATGAAAATGTCTCACTAGTATCAGCAAAATCAAATACAGCTGGAATCTGGTTGTTTCTTTAATGTTGCTGCTGTGTCCCGGGTCGAGCTGTACTCACCCTGCCTCAGCAGGACGTGGCGCACTGCTGTGTCGACGTAGTAGTTGACGGGGTCTCCGCTGTGGATCATCAGACCGTCCACAAACTTCATGGACTTGGCCCTCTGACCCCTCAGCTTGCCGGACACAACGACCTCACAACCCTTGGCACCGCTCTCCATGATGAACCTCAGAACACCATAGCAGGCCCTGAAAGAGAAGAGGGTAAGAACAGTGTGAAAAGACAGAAACTCAACAGTTTACAGTCAATTTCCTGTTCTTTCCTGAGAACgaactgtctgttttttcttttatttactgCAAAGATGGCAGTTTCTACTGGGTTTAAACAGAATTCAGAGCCATGTTATTGATACAGACTGATATTTCTGTGACTTAAAGTGAAGCAAATCCCATGAAAGCAGAGACCATAAACGGTACTTTCAACAGATGCCAATTCAACCCTTCTCAGACAAATGCCTCGATGTCTTCAACTGAAAGACTCGCTGCTCTGAGGAACTGGAGCAGAACCACAGAACGTGAATCTGAACCAGAAACcaccagaaccagactgagtCCTGTTCCGACTCGTCATCGTATCTTCACTGAAGGGACAACTGAATGAACAATTCACTCAGAAAACACAGATTAAGCAACTTAAAAAAGGTTATTATTCAATTGTATTTCCTCTTCATACAGctaagaaaataaaactgtccTGTCCATCACCTGTACAAACAATGATGTGCTGAGTTTCAGGACATAAACCCAACTTTGTTTACATCGGATCCTCCAATAACTGAAACTTGGTTAACATCAATATACTAAAAACATTCAATTCACTACCAGCACAGGAAACAGAACTACAAGCTGCTTTGTGTCAGAAAGTTACTGCGTGTACACGCTCTAAATACACCATAACGCCTTAAAACATAAATGCCACATTTGATCAAAAGATTCACACTGAATTATAAAGCAAAGAAATTACTAGCTAAAGCAGAAGAAAATTGTAGGGCTCCATTTTGAACTTTGAAATATAAAACTGACCTGATTGAACTTAATTTATTAtacaaacaagaaaaatcaaATGTTGATCATCAACTCCTCTCAGTTCTTGAGCAGCAGTGCTTACCTACGCACAGCCAGACCTCCCAGCAGCTTGTAGCGCAGAGACTCTGCCTGAGCGATGGCGCACAGACCACGGGTGGCAACTTTCTCAGCATACAGctaaaagagagaagacagtTCAGTCAACAACCTGCTTGATGCCAATGGAAAGTACCAACTATCGctgatacattttaatattttacatgCAGATAAATGAATTTGCTTCACATgcatcatattttcattttaggaAATGCGATACACTCCTGATGCTTCAACCCTTCTCAGACAAATGCCTCTGTGTCTTCATGTGAAAAGGACTCCCTGATCTGGGGAACTGGAGCAGGACCACAGAACGTGGACCCGAACCAGTAACCCACAGAACCAGACTGAGTCCTGTTCTGTCTCGTCATCGTATCATCACTGAAGGGAGGACAATAAAGACTGAAGCCTGTGCACCTAgattaaattatttaaacacCAACAGGATGTTTTAACATCAGTTAAATACTGAAGCTACTATGCACAAGCTTGTTTTCTTTACCGTTTGGATCATTTCATAGCACAAAGTTGAGTAAAAACTTGTTTCCCTGTATCTCAGTAGAACAAACTGTTTAAAATTCTGTTACAGCAATACCACGTTTTTTGTTACACTTAGCACTTCTTACCTCGACGCTGCCCTCAGGGAAGCCGAACCTCTTCTGGACCACAGCAGTCAGCTCTCTGATGCGACGGCCTTTCTCTCCCAGAACATTCTGGGTCCTACAGACAGTTAAAGAGTTAGGATAATACTGACCACGTGCACAAAAGTAGTTTAGCATCACAAGAAAGGTTCACAGTTACTTTAAGTTCAGTTTCGTTGTATGAAAGTGTTGAACGTTGTgtacaaatgttgttctgtaaCTGTTAACATTTTGCATTTGCTAGACAAATGTCTATTAAAAAGGCTGAAATATCCCTCACTTTCAGCCGCTGTAGTAGCGCTAAAAGTTAAACTCACCTTGTGGCCAGGATGATGATCTCTGTCCTGGTTGGAGTCACACGCACCTCCACACCGGAGTAGCCATCCTCAGCAAGCTCGCGAGTCAGGAACTCGTTCAGCTCGGCCTTGAAGATACCGTCTGAGACGAACTaaaaaggagagagaacagGGTCAGCTTTCCTTCATCAAACCATCACCAGGAAGAAGAACAGAGTCATTATTCATCAGACTTTGTGGGAAACAATTCTATCCAAATTGCCTGTTTCTGTGATTTTAAAAATCCCATGAAAGCAGAGACCATAAACTCTTATATACTCTCTACATTCAGCAGATAATTCAACCCTTCTCAGACAAATGCCTCGATGTCTTCAACTGAAAGACTCGCTGCTCTAAGGAACTGGAGCAGAACCACAGAACGTGAATCTGAACCAGAAACcaccagaaccagactgagaccCGTTCCGACTCGTCATCGTATCATCACTGAAGGGACAAAAACTAAACGAACACAAAAATCATTACAACTTAAAAAAGTGCATAACTCAATTGCTAAAATGTATTCCAGTAGTAGGATTTTTTCTAACTACATCTAAATCTTTCAATCAGCGGTGtatggaaagagaaaatgaatcatGGACAACTTTAATGCCAATTTAGTCATCTTGATTTAGCCCAACAGCTTTTCTACAGTTTACATAGACTCATACTGAATAACAATCCCTATACCCAAAATATCTGCAATATCCGTCAGGGTCCAGATATAGAAAGTTAAAATTCACTGGTTACATCCATACGAAACACTGAcagaattattttttaatgtgaaactttctgcaataaaacaaattacagCAAAGCTTTTACACTGCAGGACTTGGAGCCAAAGATCGTATTAAACGGTGGTCCATGGTCTTATTTGTGCCAGTTTAGGGGTAACTATTTGAGAGCCACTAGTTACGTTACCAAAAATATTTAAGTTCCTGTCATTTTCGTTTAAAACTGAGTTCATCTCCTGAACCTGGAATCTAAATaagatgcttctgtcagtggTTAAAAGCAATTTAAAATAACCGCACTCTTCAGCCGTAATGTTTGATTCCAACGTTACTAATATCACTTTATATTAATCTACATCGCCAATTAGACTCCTGTGCTAGCTAGCTGTCCACTCTCATTTGACTATGAAGCTAACGCACCAGCTAAACCAGAAAGGACACCTACCTACAATTAAGTTCAGTAGAAGATATTTTTAACGAGATCTGAGGTCTACTAGAGCCGCGCTCTCAACCGGACTGGGTTTAATATGAGCACGGGGCTCATGTCTGTGGGTCCCGGTTTATAACTCACGCCCGGCTGCTGCGAGAAGAGCCATGTTAGCTAGCCAAATGAGGAGGTCGCAGCACCGGCAGCATCTGGATCAATCCTCTCTCAATCAGAGATGGATAAGCTCGATTAACACCGGAGGGAACTCGAAACAGTTGTATCCCAACCGACGTGACCCCATTTGTACATAATCCTGCTGTCTTTGTGAGTAAAACGGTGATAAAACAGCGCTAACCTTCCTCTTCTTGGAGATTTGCACCGCCATCTTCAGACAGGCCGTAGACAGGAAAGGACCCGCAACGGAGGCGGAAATGCATTTATACCAAAAAGTATAACTTCCGGTGACGCCAAGTCCAGGCTATCGTTGGGATTTGTAGTTTTTTAAGATTTAGAGCCTGAAAAACcgttttttttagatttctaCAGTAGGTTAACTAAAGATTAATCAGAGCAAACATTTAtgatgtgttttactgtttatatTTGAACGTATCTTAGTAGGAAATTTGGTGAAATTAATTTACCTGATCGACCAGGGTATCGTGCTGCCGCGCCACTACAAAACTGCTACTACCATCTACTGGCGAAGAATCGACACTGCAATACAGCTGTGTAAGCAGACAGCAAGTCCATTTTTGCACTGTTTtaaaagtgacacatttttttaataataccaaaaataaataaatagaataaacaaaataaatcaaaattggGGTTCAAGGTTACAAAATATGATAATCTCAGATTTGCTTTACAGTTCTTGACGTGTACATTGAATGAACATAAACTgcaataaatacatacattaaGGGGATTTTATTGCCATTGCTAGATTAAGCAAAAAAGTCAGTTATCtataaatgatttgttttgtctGGGAAAAATTCTTATGCTGATGTTAATTGATACCAGATACTTAACAAGATCAAAATggatataattcatgtatgaaACCTAACTAACTATAGTTTGAATTAATTTCTTCCGCACACTCCCATGTACACTGCAGGTTTGATGTCAAATTAATGATCACAATCAAGTGtagaaatgaaaaagtaaaaaagggaAAGACAAGAAGGTATCACATGTGAATGCTACATGCACTGGCAGCTTTTAGTTCAAGTTGACACACACCAGTCCCCAGATGGAGGTGAACAGGAGGGGTAGATACAGGTGGAATGTAACTGGGATAGAGCCATAGCAGAGTAGATCACCTGCTGCTCTCAAGGTGTTTCCTGTCCCTCACTTGTAGTGTCCTAAAGCTCACATCAACTGATTGAGAAGGAAATCtggacacattttctgaaactgcACGTTCAGACACCTTCTTAGGAAAGGATGACTTGTTATAGGGCTCACTTGAACATAGTAAAGACACACAGCTGTGCTTCTGAGGTTGTTTCAGCGTTTGCAATTACTGATGTTTCCTGTGCAAATATTGCAACTGCAATAAACAATCATGTAATCTGAAAAGAAAAGgatatttaatgaaaaaatcAAGTCACAATGGGTGTCTTGGGTTAGTGAGTGTAATTACCTCTAGATTATCTACATGTGAGTGCCAAAAATAAAGgattgttcctttaaaaataCGGACGTTTCTTCCTTTGTGGTCCAGTAGGGTACACTTATAATGAGACGTTTTCCTTGCGTTTTTCATTGTTGACTAAAATAATGTGTGCATTATTTGAATACGATCATATACACTGTCTTCAAATATGTCCTCGTAAAAAcgcttttattaaaatatttaccTTGACGCGGGAACGTTTATTTCGCATACACCCCCATAAAGCGGTGGTATCGTCCATTCCCCGGAAACACCGGCGACAGTCTAAACCCCGGTGAAGCAGAAGTCGAACTGATTTGTCAGCCAGCCGCTAACTGTAAAAAGTAAGTGATTGTAGTATTTGAAGGTCTCTACTTTGTGTTGATTATGTAAACAAGCAACTCGTTTATACTCTGTTTGAATGGGGTTCAGGTGGATTTGACAGGTCTTTGACATGTGTGTTGACAaaatagctaacgttagcagtgTAGCTCTGACACCCGCGGTGCtccgctaatgttagctagcaaacaAAAGAAGTCTCCCAGCAGCAAAGACTGAAAACCAGAATAATTTTAAACAAATAAtgtctgttttatgttgtaATTAAAGTGTCCGTCGCTTTTAATCGACACGAGGTGCGAGTTCTGGTCACGATTTTAGATATTGGTCATCCTAACCTCGTTAGCCTTCAGCTAGCTTCAACGGACGAGTCCcaaagctgtttttatttaaagacaACAGCTTAACTTACAACCGGAGCTGGAACACAGTTTTATATTCATTCCTCAAATGTGATGATTTCTTTGCCCAACCTGTCAATTTCTACTGATTTTCGTAGAAAATACGTCTTCATACAGTGGACTTATTTCCATGACGTTATttgattttataaaaaatattagAAATAAACATTCACTAATCGTATTAGTGTTTTAAACCATGTTTTCTCTGAATAATGATGAGTTACTCAGGAGATGTTAGCGTCTATATGAACCAGTGATACGAAGTGTGAgcacaggagaaaaaaacactgatgacGCAGTATTATTATATAATTGCATACAAATTAATTGCAGTAATGCGATATTATTGATACAGTATTGGTTAGTTTTAAACCATACCTTTTTAACGTAGTATTGTCACTTAATTCAGATGATGAAAAAGACGCTGACATTTGGTGACTTATGAGTCATGCTCACGACAGCTGTTGGCTCACCACACTCAGCAAATATCTGATTGAAAGTGTCACTTAAGTCTGTCAAACCTCTTTCATACAGTGAAACTCTAAACACCAATgttcattattcatttttaatctcTACATGTGATATTCTAGTTGAATTTTAACTCTACTAATAAACTACTACTAAAAATGTGTTACACATGTTTTTTAGGACACCTGTCCACATATATTGAGTCTCTCTTTCATGCTTTGGGTCATGCACCATAGTTCCACTGAGGGGAAATTTTAATAAGCTTTGGGGAAGACTATTTCCTGTTTATAACCAGGTCCACAAAGAAATGGTTCCCCCAGTTTTGAGCCCGACCTCAACAACCATCCAGCACCTTTTGTGATGATCTGGAAAGCTGACTAAGACATTATCGGCCAACATTAGC from Sparus aurata chromosome 2, fSpaAur1.1, whole genome shotgun sequence harbors:
- the rps3 gene encoding small ribosomal subunit protein uS3 is translated as MAVQISKKRKFVSDGIFKAELNEFLTRELAEDGYSGVEVRVTPTRTEIIILATRTQNVLGEKGRRIRELTAVVQKRFGFPEGSVELYAEKVATRGLCAIAQAESLRYKLLGGLAVRRACYGVLRFIMESGAKGCEVVVSGKLRGQRAKSMKFVDGLMIHSGDPVNYYVDTAVRHVLLRQGVLGIKVKIMLPWDSSGKIGPKKPLPDHVSIVEPKEETHPTTPISEQKGAKPEVPVMPQGTPVPTA